One genomic window of Polyangium aurulentum includes the following:
- a CDS encoding DUF418 domain-containing protein: MASPLPSSPAARAKARPVDEGERVVLLDTLRGFALCGVFMANVYLWFSGRMFQSRAELQASHENAAWFDAAINYAFGPLLGGRFITIFSFLFGLGFAVQLARAEERGASVVPVYTRRLLVMLGLGLAHLFLLFQGDIVSTYALLGFTLLLFYKRSDRTLLVGAGLLLFLSPLVIDVARNLPRWLHGPGAAEADKASFEHHLALSAQVLEAFTHGSWLDTVRSGAAYYVGDLFKALSMFLLIMIGRFLVGLWAGRRRLFHDAPQHLPFFRRLLGWSFALSIFSNGVGVLVRVLITRKLVNPDAVPWLWPLLLPVHHLAEASTAAVYVAGITLLFQRDAWRRRLLLLAPVGRMALSNYLMQSVMGVLVFYGYGLGLIGKLGSAAQMGLALALFSLQIVFSHLWLSRFRFGPVEWVTRSLTYGKAQPMRRASVAAEALA; encoded by the coding sequence ATGGCCTCCCCCCTCCCCTCCTCCCCAGCCGCGCGCGCGAAGGCCCGTCCCGTCGACGAGGGCGAACGGGTCGTCCTCCTCGATACGCTGCGCGGCTTCGCGCTTTGCGGCGTCTTCATGGCCAACGTCTACCTCTGGTTCAGCGGGCGCATGTTTCAATCGCGCGCCGAGCTCCAGGCGTCCCACGAGAACGCGGCATGGTTCGACGCCGCCATCAATTATGCCTTCGGTCCGCTCCTCGGCGGCCGGTTCATCACGATCTTCTCGTTCCTGTTCGGCCTCGGGTTCGCCGTGCAGCTCGCGCGCGCCGAGGAGCGCGGCGCATCGGTCGTCCCGGTCTATACCCGGCGGCTTCTGGTGATGCTGGGGCTCGGCCTCGCGCACCTCTTTCTCCTGTTCCAGGGCGACATCGTCAGCACGTACGCGCTCCTCGGATTCACGCTGCTGCTCTTCTACAAGCGCTCCGACCGCACGCTCCTCGTAGGGGCGGGCCTGCTCCTCTTCCTGTCGCCCCTCGTCATCGACGTGGCCAGGAACCTGCCCCGCTGGCTCCATGGGCCGGGCGCAGCGGAGGCGGACAAAGCCTCCTTCGAGCACCACCTGGCCCTGAGCGCGCAGGTGCTCGAGGCATTCACGCACGGCTCCTGGCTCGACACGGTGCGGTCGGGCGCGGCGTACTACGTCGGGGACCTCTTCAAGGCCCTCAGCATGTTCCTGCTGATCATGATCGGCCGCTTTCTGGTCGGCCTGTGGGCGGGGCGGCGCCGCCTCTTTCACGATGCGCCCCAGCACCTGCCCTTCTTCCGCCGGCTGCTCGGGTGGAGCTTTGCGCTGAGCATTTTCTCCAACGGCGTGGGCGTGCTCGTCCGGGTGCTCATCACGCGCAAGCTCGTGAACCCGGACGCGGTCCCGTGGCTATGGCCGCTGCTCTTGCCGGTTCACCACCTCGCGGAGGCATCGACGGCGGCGGTCTACGTCGCGGGCATCACCCTGCTCTTTCAGCGCGACGCGTGGAGGCGGCGGCTTCTTCTGCTCGCGCCCGTGGGCCGCATGGCCCTGTCGAACTACCTCATGCAATCGGTGATGGGCGTGCTCGTCTTTTACGGATACGGGCTCGGGCTCATCGGCAAGCTCGGCTCGGCGGCGCAGATGGGCCTGGCCCTCGCGCTCTTCTCCCTGCAGATCGTCTTCAGCCACCTGTGGCTTTCACGCTTCCGCTTCGGCCCCGTCGAGTGGGTCACGCGCTCGCTCACGTACGGCAAAGCGCAGCCCATGCGCCGCGCGTCAGTCGCGGCCGAAGCGCTGGCGTGA
- a CDS encoding glycoside hydrolase family 43 protein, with amino-acid sequence MDARTLVSVFAPLCATLIFVHGCSDDSVALEDIGRATEGAGGSGAGGGGSGGGGSGGEGGSEAVGNGGAEAGACTTRVSYGDAWIHGADHPNPFDDVSGSVSWDGICVNEGPNSYAVLSNGWKPYFVGNNACVMAFDTTCPGATACTTRINYGSAWLPAPNHPNYYDVVPGRVFWDGVCTNSGTNSSASLSNGWAPYFKGNNACQLSFTYSGCGGLYDNPVLPQDCADPGVMRDGNQYVVACTSGGAADAFPIRTSTDLVHWTFAGHVFPAGGKPSWAAGDFWAPEIHKVGTHYVAYYSARHKDGRLSVGAATSQSAKGPFVDIGQPLVHDASMGMIDASHFKAADGTHYLLWKADGNAVGQSTPIYGQALSADGTALVGGRVTLMKNDLGWEGGVVEAPWVIEKGGSYYLFYSGNAYYNNTYAVGVARATSPLGPYQKAGAPILKTSAAWVGPGHCSVLDTPAGDTYMVYHAWQAGHVNGPGDGRLMLVDAITWNGGWPAVPEAPSVNSRPMP; translated from the coding sequence ATGGATGCTCGCACGCTCGTCTCGGTCTTCGCGCCCCTCTGCGCCACCCTCATTTTCGTTCACGGTTGCAGCGACGACAGCGTCGCCCTCGAGGACATCGGCCGCGCGACGGAGGGCGCGGGAGGCTCCGGCGCCGGGGGCGGGGGCAGCGGCGGCGGGGGCAGCGGCGGCGAGGGTGGCAGCGAGGCGGTTGGCAACGGCGGCGCCGAGGCGGGGGCTTGCACCACCCGCGTCTCGTACGGCGATGCGTGGATCCACGGCGCCGACCACCCCAATCCGTTCGACGACGTCTCGGGCTCCGTCTCCTGGGACGGGATCTGCGTCAACGAGGGCCCGAACTCCTACGCCGTGCTCTCGAATGGCTGGAAGCCTTATTTCGTGGGCAACAACGCGTGCGTGATGGCGTTCGACACGACCTGCCCCGGCGCGACCGCGTGCACCACGCGCATCAATTACGGCAGCGCGTGGCTCCCCGCCCCCAACCACCCGAACTACTATGATGTCGTCCCCGGCCGCGTGTTCTGGGACGGCGTCTGCACGAACAGCGGCACCAACTCCTCCGCGAGCCTCTCGAATGGCTGGGCCCCGTATTTCAAGGGCAACAACGCGTGCCAGCTCTCGTTCACGTATTCGGGCTGCGGCGGCCTCTACGACAACCCCGTGCTCCCCCAGGACTGCGCCGACCCTGGCGTCATGCGCGACGGCAACCAGTACGTCGTCGCCTGCACCTCGGGCGGCGCGGCGGACGCATTCCCGATCCGCACCTCGACCGATCTCGTCCACTGGACCTTCGCGGGCCACGTCTTCCCCGCGGGCGGGAAACCCTCGTGGGCCGCCGGCGACTTCTGGGCGCCCGAGATCCACAAGGTCGGCACCCATTACGTCGCGTACTACAGCGCCCGTCACAAGGACGGACGCCTCTCGGTCGGCGCCGCCACCTCGCAGAGCGCGAAGGGGCCGTTCGTCGATATCGGTCAGCCGCTCGTGCACGACGCGTCGATGGGCATGATCGACGCCTCTCACTTCAAGGCCGCCGACGGGACGCATTATCTCCTGTGGAAGGCGGACGGCAACGCGGTCGGCCAGTCGACGCCCATCTATGGACAGGCGCTCTCGGCGGACGGCACGGCGCTCGTCGGGGGGCGCGTGACGCTCATGAAGAACGACCTCGGCTGGGAGGGCGGCGTGGTCGAGGCGCCGTGGGTCATCGAGAAGGGCGGCTCTTATTACCTCTTCTACAGCGGCAACGCCTACTACAACAACACCTACGCCGTGGGCGTCGCCCGCGCGACCAGCCCCCTCGGCCCGTATCAGAAGGCCGGGGCGCCGATCTTGAAGACCAGCGCCGCGTGGGTCGGGCCGGGGCATTGCTCGGTGCTCGACACGCCCGCGGGCGATACGTACATGGTCTATCACGCCTGGCAGGCCGGCCACGTGAATGGCCCCGGGGATGGCCGCCTGATGCTCGTCGACGCCATTACCTGGAACGGCGGCTGGCCCGCGGTGCCCGAGGCGCCGTCGGTGAACTCGCGACCGATGCCGTGA
- a CDS encoding DUF2277 domain-containing protein, with translation MCRNIKTLFNFEPPATEEEIRAASLQFVRKLSGFNKPSQANEEAFNRAVDDVAEAARVLIASLSTTAQPRDREVEAEKARERSRQRFGRD, from the coding sequence ATGTGCCGGAACATCAAGACGCTGTTCAACTTCGAGCCGCCCGCCACCGAAGAGGAGATCCGCGCGGCGTCGTTGCAGTTCGTGCGCAAGCTGAGCGGCTTCAACAAGCCCTCGCAGGCCAACGAGGAGGCGTTCAACCGCGCCGTCGACGACGTCGCGGAAGCCGCCCGCGTGCTCATCGCGTCCCTGTCGACGACGGCCCAGCCGCGCGATCGCGAGGTCGAGGCCGAGAAGGCGCGCGAGCGGTCACGCCAGCGCTTCGGCCGCGACTGA
- a CDS encoding FAD-dependent oxidoreductase — translation MHQVIEAMRVPGMPRVFVLGSFERRVTIYSQQVRALNLAEALFRAGEIEPGARVAVVGAGAAGLTFAAGAAHHGARVTVLEKEAAPLPLFRYAPNRWLHPRVYDWPLPGWEHARAGLPVLDWNAGTVEEVRRQLEAGWNEQLAKEGDRLRVLCGVTDVQITSAGERDAWLSWNGPKPGPDQFTAIILAVGFGLEKEEVPGYRGYWEPDDLDEMSGFRADKDAPRTFLVSGCGDGALTDLLRLCIRDFRHDEMVEHFANVPGIDEVARQVRAVEEDLRAGSERTPDFLFKQYQQIKVQAITDRILARKREDVRVTLNVVEPYFLQANSSALNRLLVAQLWHACRFDFLAGKLRSVEKDGDRLRVTLENGKVRHFNRVVLRHGPKPALAQDFEEVWTACGSWRETWKRAPHLLDQTRERYWQKGAFGREERFEEAFEPRFIHELDAARHFQGREEHLAYLASWLDDAAPPHRVLAFRAIGGTGKTTLVQRALDDYLKRQIGTGAGLPAGVFVWSFYENGRIDDFLGEACAYFTGEPGEVGGREVRLKNELREGAPHLFVLDGLERVQAEGGAGRTRGEIEDPRLRSLLSLIAAKHLGKARVLVTSRYPLCDLEERPGYWELALEDLDEATARGVLRSWGVVAEDLVLDALAAKVGRHALSVSVLGSFVSRFGMGDPAVGLELDLGQVLDATSDADRRARKLAALLAHYATRMPETERELMVRLAMFPRGVTVETISGLVEAGGNVAGALVGSVPAQLGLQLQKLVTQGLAFGYGAPGKRVYTAHPFLRDAFRKLAVVPAEEIHEAVRQRLALSLDDRPGGSPSDADSLDQYEALIEHTLLSGKQEEAFTLFVHVLGGYNNLCLRLGDNARGARILANFSPNGMPKDCALNLSPWQRSMLVNDWGLFAQALGDLHHARRCLAEAEVIDRHTSNSMDLSIGLRNTALLEAHLGELPAAIAHAEEALFWAMDTDDSEEIRRNYATIAFTRALKGEVSKARKYFAQAAGFDGYKLYGSQAFWQAEVRLRIGARGSARRQCLAEIARGTVARDIPRIHTLLGHLVLRNNSSDARHHLALARDWSSRTGDVEVTLRAHLLAADIALAANDPRTALHESTEGLDLADTRHFGLYAIDLRLAAARAHLARNSPADALRLATEALTRSSAPTCAYAWGEADAAHLAAIAHRALGDLASARRLFEHAADIRARIEHPGAAESRAAADDLAAH, via the coding sequence GTGCATCAGGTGATCGAGGCCATGCGCGTCCCGGGGATGCCCCGCGTGTTCGTGCTCGGCTCCTTCGAGCGGCGCGTCACGATCTACTCGCAGCAGGTGCGGGCGCTGAACCTCGCAGAGGCCCTCTTCCGCGCGGGAGAGATCGAGCCAGGCGCGCGGGTCGCGGTGGTGGGTGCGGGCGCGGCGGGGCTCACCTTCGCGGCGGGCGCGGCGCACCACGGCGCACGCGTGACCGTGCTGGAGAAGGAGGCCGCTCCCCTGCCCCTCTTCCGGTACGCGCCAAACCGCTGGCTGCACCCACGCGTGTACGACTGGCCCTTGCCGGGCTGGGAGCACGCGCGCGCCGGGTTGCCGGTGCTCGACTGGAACGCGGGGACGGTGGAGGAGGTGCGGCGGCAGCTCGAAGCGGGGTGGAACGAGCAGCTCGCGAAGGAGGGGGATCGGCTGCGGGTGCTTTGCGGGGTGACGGACGTGCAGATCACCTCGGCCGGCGAGAGGGATGCGTGGCTGTCGTGGAATGGCCCCAAGCCTGGACCGGACCAATTCACGGCGATCATCCTCGCGGTGGGCTTTGGGCTCGAAAAGGAAGAGGTGCCCGGCTACCGCGGGTACTGGGAGCCCGATGATCTCGACGAGATGAGCGGGTTCCGCGCGGACAAGGACGCGCCGCGGACCTTTCTCGTGTCGGGGTGCGGGGACGGGGCGCTGACGGATCTGCTCCGGCTCTGCATTCGCGATTTCCGGCACGACGAGATGGTGGAGCATTTCGCGAACGTGCCGGGCATCGACGAGGTGGCGCGCCAGGTTCGCGCTGTCGAGGAGGACCTGCGGGCGGGGAGCGAACGCACGCCGGATTTTCTCTTCAAGCAGTACCAGCAGATCAAGGTGCAAGCGATCACCGATCGCATCCTCGCGCGCAAGCGGGAGGACGTGCGGGTCACCTTGAACGTGGTGGAGCCGTATTTCTTGCAGGCGAACAGCTCGGCGCTCAACCGGCTGCTGGTGGCGCAGCTCTGGCACGCGTGTCGATTCGATTTTTTGGCGGGGAAGCTCCGGTCTGTGGAGAAGGACGGGGATCGCCTGCGGGTGACGCTCGAGAACGGCAAGGTCAGGCATTTCAATCGGGTGGTGCTCCGGCACGGGCCCAAGCCGGCGCTAGCGCAGGATTTCGAGGAAGTCTGGACGGCGTGCGGAAGCTGGCGCGAGACGTGGAAGCGGGCGCCGCATCTGCTCGATCAGACGCGGGAGCGGTACTGGCAGAAGGGGGCGTTTGGTCGGGAGGAAAGGTTCGAAGAAGCTTTCGAGCCGCGCTTCATACACGAACTCGACGCCGCAAGGCACTTCCAGGGGCGCGAGGAGCACCTCGCCTACCTCGCTTCCTGGCTCGACGACGCTGCCCCACCCCATCGGGTGCTCGCGTTCCGCGCCATCGGCGGCACGGGCAAGACTACACTCGTTCAGCGCGCGTTGGATGACTATCTGAAACGGCAGATTGGAACGGGAGCTGGACTTCCAGCGGGCGTCTTCGTGTGGTCTTTCTATGAAAATGGGCGCATCGACGATTTTCTGGGTGAAGCTTGTGCCTACTTCACAGGGGAGCCTGGCGAAGTAGGCGGACGGGAGGTCCGGCTCAAGAATGAGCTGCGTGAGGGGGCCCCGCACCTCTTCGTGCTCGACGGTCTGGAGCGCGTGCAGGCCGAGGGCGGAGCCGGCCGTACGCGTGGGGAAATCGAAGATCCGCGACTGCGATCCCTGCTCTCGCTGATCGCGGCCAAGCACCTCGGGAAGGCCCGCGTGCTCGTGACCTCACGTTATCCGCTCTGCGATCTCGAAGAGCGCCCAGGCTACTGGGAGCTTGCACTGGAGGACCTGGACGAGGCGACAGCGCGGGGAGTGCTCCGGTCTTGGGGCGTGGTGGCGGAGGACCTGGTGCTCGACGCCCTCGCCGCGAAAGTCGGACGGCATGCGCTCTCGGTCTCGGTCCTCGGGTCCTTCGTGTCGCGGTTTGGGATGGGAGACCCGGCGGTCGGACTCGAGTTGGACCTAGGCCAAGTGCTCGACGCGACGAGTGACGCAGACCGGAGGGCGCGCAAGCTGGCGGCGCTGCTGGCGCATTACGCGACGCGCATGCCTGAAACGGAGCGCGAACTCATGGTTCGCCTCGCCATGTTCCCGCGGGGTGTGACCGTGGAAACCATCAGCGGTCTCGTAGAAGCGGGCGGAAACGTCGCGGGAGCGCTAGTTGGCTCGGTGCCGGCACAACTGGGCTTGCAGTTGCAAAAGCTCGTGACGCAGGGACTCGCTTTCGGATACGGAGCGCCAGGAAAGCGCGTGTATACAGCGCACCCATTCTTGCGCGACGCCTTCAGGAAGCTCGCGGTTGTACCGGCCGAAGAGATCCACGAGGCCGTGCGGCAAAGGTTGGCGCTGAGCTTGGACGATCGACCGGGCGGATCTCCTAGTGATGCGGATTCACTGGACCAATACGAGGCATTGATCGAGCACACTCTGCTGTCAGGGAAGCAGGAGGAGGCGTTCACGCTCTTTGTGCACGTCCTGGGAGGATACAACAATCTGTGTCTTCGGCTGGGCGACAATGCACGCGGAGCGCGAATCCTCGCAAACTTCAGCCCGAATGGGATGCCCAAAGACTGCGCACTGAATCTAAGTCCGTGGCAGCGCAGCATGCTCGTCAATGACTGGGGATTGTTTGCACAAGCTCTTGGCGATCTCCACCACGCCCGCCGCTGCTTGGCGGAGGCTGAGGTCATCGATCGGCACACCAGCAACTCGATGGATCTTTCGATCGGTCTCCGAAACACCGCGTTGCTAGAAGCTCACTTAGGCGAATTACCCGCAGCCATCGCGCATGCGGAGGAGGCGCTCTTCTGGGCCATGGATACAGATGACAGCGAGGAAATCAGACGAAATTACGCGACCATCGCGTTCACACGAGCTCTCAAGGGCGAGGTCTCCAAGGCACGCAAGTATTTCGCCCAGGCTGCCGGCTTCGATGGTTATAAACTCTATGGGTCACAGGCGTTCTGGCAGGCTGAAGTCCGCCTACGCATCGGTGCTCGCGGTAGTGCCCGAAGGCAATGCCTAGCCGAGATTGCTCGGGGAACTGTTGCGCGTGACATCCCCCGCATCCACACCCTCCTCGGCCACCTAGTCCTGCGCAACAATTCCTCCGACGCCCGCCACCATCTCGCCCTCGCCCGCGACTGGTCCTCCCGCACCGGCGACGTCGAAGTCACCCTCCGCGCCCACCTCCTCGCCGCCGACATCGCCCTCGCAGCCAACGACCCTCGAACCGCCCTCCACGAATCCACCGAGGGCCTCGATCTCGCCGACACTCGCCACTTCGGCCTCTACGCCATCGACCTTCGCCTCGCCGCCGCCCGCGCCCACCTCGCGCGCAATTCCCCCGCCGACGCCCTCCGCCTCGCCACCGAGGCCCTCACCCGCTCCTCCGCCCCCACATGCGCTTACGCCTGGGGCGAGGCCGACGCCGCCCACCTCGCCGCAATCGCCCATCGCGCCCTCGGCGACCTCGCTTCCGCCCGCCGCCTCTTCGAGCACGCCGCCGACATCCGCGCCCGCATCGAGCACCCCGGCGCCGCCGAATCACGCGCTGCCGCCGACGATCTCGCTGCCCACTAA
- a CDS encoding YciI family protein gives MRFMMLMIPKGYETAAPGTVPDDAKAVEAMMKYNESLQKAGVLLALDGLHPPSMGARISFSGGKPTVTDGPFAEAKEVLGGYWLIQVKSKEEAIEWATRCPAGDNEIIEVRQVQEFEEFPADVQEVVANHPEITKLDRKA, from the coding sequence ATGCGATTCATGATGCTGATGATCCCGAAGGGGTACGAGACGGCCGCGCCGGGCACCGTGCCGGACGACGCCAAGGCCGTCGAGGCGATGATGAAGTACAACGAGTCGCTCCAGAAGGCCGGCGTTCTGCTCGCGCTCGACGGCCTGCACCCGCCCTCGATGGGCGCGCGGATCTCGTTCTCCGGCGGCAAGCCCACGGTGACCGACGGCCCCTTCGCCGAGGCGAAGGAGGTGCTCGGCGGCTACTGGCTGATCCAGGTGAAATCGAAGGAAGAGGCCATCGAATGGGCCACGCGCTGCCCCGCGGGCGACAACGAGATCATCGAGGTCCGTCAGGTGCAGGAATTCGAAGAATTCCCCGCCGACGTCCAGGAGGTCGTGGCGAACCATCCCGAGATCACAAAGCTCGATCGGAAGGCGTGA
- a CDS encoding FG-GAP repeat domain-containing protein has protein sequence MGSGVYPGASSSSSSGGDSGGGGGSGGGGGSGGAPCAPVDDGNPCTDDICEKETPAHPPSPVGTPCSKDGVQCDGFGQCVECLAPADCEGVDDTCRTRTCAAGKCGNEFAPAGTALPMQTGGDCKRAVCDGNGAAVQQNDDTDLPEDQNACTEDQCAGGVPSNVILPQGTTCGAAMGNPLVCDANGVCVGCNAPADCPGADDECKTRTCTNGACGVSFTAANTPSAAQTAGDCLLAACDGNGNMTALADDSDLPAEDGNVCTDDLCVAGAPAHPAKADGFSCTDGDACTPTDTCKAGACVGGSPLVCSGGFTCVEGACVAPPCNTTAGFPGLPAPRVGEGPKSVATADLNGDGKLDLAIANVLTHNVSVLFGRGNGTFAPQVTYAAGTNPWSIVAADFNGDAKPDLAVANKGSNNMSVLVNGGNGTFAAPVNYAAETEPKAIEVGDLDGDGKLDLAVANWGSNTVSVFRNGGNGTFGAAVPYGVGTRPTSIEAADLDGDGKLDLAVANDGSNDVSVLVNGGNGTFAAPVHHAVGSVPYEVKAADLDKDGKLDLAVVNYSSNTVSVLINGGNASFAAAVDYPSGGLQKAIEVVDVDGDGHLDLAVAGVTASVLVNAGNGTFATPVAYRTTPAGNPSAIAAADFNGDGRPDLVVLNRAANDVNILVNLGDGTFPGGVPSYAVSVNSEAIAAADFNGDGTPDIAAVGVLLNQGNGVLAPTVDTFFNMGLVAADLDGDGDPDVAGSNYYSGSISVFFNAGDSTFPAPPVVYPIGGGSEPARIVAGDLDGDGKNDLVVVNRYKFSVFLNQGSRAFAPAVVHSAGDTPAAAALVDLDGDGKLDIAIANTYSLGVTVYQNQGNGTFGALVSYPAGLTPTSIVAADLNGDGKPDLAVGNESTNAVSVILNQGNGSLAAPVSHPVGTLPRDIAAADLNGDGKIDIVAANQITKDVSVLYNQGNALFATAEHYPVGAAVTGVVVSDLNADGRPDLAVVSGGVRVLFNACLP, from the coding sequence GTGGGTTCGGGGGTATACCCCGGGGCGTCGTCGTCGAGTTCGTCGGGGGGCGACAGCGGCGGAGGGGGCGGCAGCGGCGGAGGGGGCGGCAGCGGCGGAGCCCCGTGCGCGCCCGTCGACGATGGCAATCCGTGCACGGACGACATTTGCGAGAAGGAAACGCCCGCCCACCCGCCGTCGCCCGTCGGCACGCCGTGCTCGAAGGACGGGGTGCAATGCGATGGATTCGGGCAATGTGTCGAGTGTCTCGCGCCCGCCGACTGTGAAGGCGTCGACGATACGTGCCGGACGCGGACGTGCGCGGCGGGGAAGTGCGGCAACGAGTTTGCCCCCGCCGGCACGGCGTTGCCCATGCAAACGGGGGGCGACTGCAAGCGCGCGGTGTGCGACGGCAATGGAGCCGCCGTCCAGCAGAACGACGACACCGACCTCCCCGAGGACCAGAACGCTTGTACGGAAGATCAATGTGCGGGCGGCGTCCCCTCGAACGTGATCTTGCCGCAGGGCACCACGTGCGGCGCGGCGATGGGCAATCCGCTCGTGTGCGATGCGAATGGCGTGTGTGTCGGCTGCAACGCGCCGGCCGACTGCCCCGGCGCCGACGACGAATGCAAAACGCGCACGTGCACGAATGGCGCTTGCGGCGTCTCGTTCACCGCGGCAAACACCCCCTCGGCCGCCCAGACCGCGGGAGATTGCCTCCTCGCCGCGTGTGACGGCAATGGCAACATGACCGCCCTCGCCGACGATTCCGATCTGCCGGCCGAAGACGGCAACGTTTGTACGGACGATCTCTGCGTCGCCGGTGCACCCGCGCATCCCGCGAAGGCCGACGGCTTCTCCTGTACGGACGGCGACGCGTGCACCCCGACGGATACGTGCAAGGCCGGCGCCTGCGTCGGCGGCAGTCCCCTCGTGTGCAGCGGGGGCTTCACCTGCGTGGAGGGGGCGTGCGTCGCGCCTCCGTGCAACACGACGGCCGGGTTTCCTGGGCTGCCCGCGCCCAGGGTGGGCGAGGGCCCGAAGTCCGTGGCGACGGCGGATCTGAATGGCGACGGGAAGCTCGACCTCGCCATCGCGAACGTCCTCACCCACAACGTGAGCGTGCTCTTCGGGCGCGGCAATGGCACCTTCGCGCCCCAGGTCACCTATGCGGCCGGAACGAACCCGTGGTCCATCGTGGCGGCAGACTTCAACGGCGATGCCAAGCCGGACCTGGCCGTGGCGAACAAGGGCAGCAACAACATGAGCGTGCTCGTGAATGGGGGCAATGGCACGTTCGCCGCGCCGGTCAACTATGCGGCCGAGACGGAACCGAAGGCGATCGAGGTGGGGGATCTCGACGGCGATGGCAAGCTCGATCTGGCGGTCGCGAACTGGGGCAGCAATACCGTGAGCGTGTTCCGCAACGGGGGCAATGGCACGTTCGGCGCGGCCGTCCCCTACGGCGTTGGCACGCGCCCCACGTCGATCGAAGCGGCGGACCTCGACGGCGACGGCAAGCTCGATCTGGCGGTCGCGAACGATGGCAGCAACGACGTGAGCGTGCTCGTGAATGGGGGCAATGGCACGTTCGCCGCGCCGGTCCACCACGCCGTCGGCTCGGTCCCGTACGAGGTCAAGGCGGCGGATCTCGACAAGGACGGCAAGCTCGACCTCGCGGTCGTCAATTACTCCAGCAACACCGTGAGCGTGCTCATCAATGGCGGCAATGCGAGCTTCGCCGCGGCGGTCGACTATCCGTCGGGCGGGCTCCAGAAGGCGATCGAGGTGGTGGACGTCGACGGGGACGGCCACCTCGACCTCGCCGTCGCGGGCGTCACGGCGAGCGTGCTCGTCAACGCGGGCAATGGCACGTTCGCCACGCCCGTGGCCTACAGGACGACGCCCGCCGGCAATCCCTCGGCCATCGCAGCCGCAGATTTCAACGGCGATGGCAGACCCGACCTCGTGGTCCTGAATCGAGCAGCGAACGACGTGAACATCCTCGTCAACCTGGGCGACGGCACCTTCCCCGGCGGCGTGCCGTCCTACGCGGTGAGCGTGAACTCCGAGGCGATCGCGGCGGCGGATTTCAACGGCGATGGCACGCCCGACATCGCCGCCGTGGGCGTGCTCCTCAATCAGGGTAATGGCGTCCTCGCCCCCACAGTCGATACCTTTTTCAACATGGGGCTCGTTGCTGCGGACCTCGACGGCGACGGCGACCCCGACGTGGCCGGGTCGAACTACTACTCCGGCAGCATCAGCGTGTTTTTCAACGCGGGAGACAGCACGTTCCCCGCGCCTCCCGTGGTCTATCCCATCGGCGGGGGTTCAGAGCCCGCTCGAATCGTGGCTGGGGATCTCGACGGCGACGGCAAGAACGACCTCGTCGTCGTGAATCGCTACAAGTTCAGCGTGTTCCTCAATCAGGGGAGCCGCGCCTTCGCGCCCGCGGTCGTTCATTCCGCGGGCGATACGCCCGCGGCCGCCGCCCTCGTGGACCTCGACGGCGACGGCAAACTCGACATCGCCATCGCGAACACATATTCACTCGGCGTCACCGTGTATCAGAACCAGGGCAATGGCACGTTCGGCGCTCTGGTGAGCTACCCTGCGGGCTTGACCCCCACCTCGATCGTGGCGGCGGACTTGAACGGCGACGGCAAACCCGACCTGGCCGTCGGGAACGAGAGCACCAACGCCGTGAGCGTGATCTTGAACCAGGGCAATGGCAGCTTGGCGGCCCCGGTCTCCCATCCCGTCGGCACGCTTCCTCGTGACATCGCGGCGGCGGATCTCAACGGCGATGGCAAGATCGACATCGTCGCCGCGAATCAAATCACGAAAGACGTGAGCGTGCTTTATAACCAGGGCAATGCCCTCTTCGCAACTGCGGAGCACTATCCTGTGGGGGCTGCCGTCACGGGCGTCGTGGTGTCGGACTTGAACGCCGACGGCCGGCCCGACCTCGCCGTCGTGAGCGGCGGCGTGCGTGTGCTCTTCAACGCTTGCCTTCCGTAG